The Pseudolabrys sp. FHR47 genome contains a region encoding:
- a CDS encoding type II toxin-antitoxin system PemK/MazF family toxin produces the protein MARSEKARFSAFDVVVVVPFPYADRLAEKRRPALVISSPKLAPYGLVWLAMITSADNERWPCDVPIVDLDRAGLPAPSIIRPVKIACVEAARVERRTGRLDKASARALSQQLRGLMAAP, from the coding sequence ATGGCTCGCTCTGAGAAAGCGCGTTTTTCCGCTTTCGACGTCGTCGTCGTCGTTCCATTTCCCTACGCGGATCGATTGGCCGAAAAACGCCGCCCGGCTCTCGTCATATCGTCGCCCAAGCTCGCCCCTTACGGTCTCGTCTGGCTGGCAATGATCACGAGTGCCGATAACGAGCGTTGGCCGTGCGACGTGCCGATTGTCGATCTGGACCGTGCCGGTTTGCCGGCTCCCTCGATCATCAGACCCGTGAAGATTGCATGCGTTGAAGCCGCGCGTGTCGAACGCCGCACCGGTCGCCTCGACAAAGCCAGTGCACGGGCGCTCTCGCAGCAACTTAGGGGATTGATGGCCGCGCCTTAA
- a CDS encoding magnesium transporter CorA family protein, with protein MIAIYVQRGALLERIPVEPDVTPPEAPVWIDLVNPTVQEDRTVEQILGIAIPTREEMQEIEVSSRLYVENGGRYMTATLMCQSDTATPKTTPVTFILANHCLCTVRYDSPRPFALIEHKLGRYCGPKVSGDSVLMDLLDAIVDRSADILERVAAEVDQVSRMIFEPEDEGGPPSYNEVLKTLGRKGDLSSKVRECLVSVGRLLSFLANEAEAMKWPKDYKLQLTSMQRDVISLSDHATYLAGKITFLLDALLGIVSIQQNDIIKIFSIAAVIFMPPTLVASIYGMNFKHMPELDWFAGYPIALFIMLCAAIGPILFFKWKKWL; from the coding sequence ATGATCGCGATCTACGTCCAGCGCGGCGCGCTCCTTGAGCGAATTCCGGTCGAACCCGATGTGACGCCTCCGGAGGCGCCGGTGTGGATCGACCTCGTCAACCCGACCGTACAGGAAGACAGAACCGTCGAGCAGATTCTCGGCATCGCAATTCCGACTCGGGAAGAGATGCAGGAGATCGAAGTCTCCAGCCGCCTCTATGTCGAGAACGGCGGCCGTTACATGACGGCCACGCTGATGTGCCAGTCGGACACCGCGACGCCTAAGACCACGCCTGTCACTTTTATCCTGGCCAACCACTGCTTGTGCACCGTGCGCTATGACTCGCCGCGGCCTTTCGCGCTGATCGAGCACAAGCTGGGCCGCTACTGCGGGCCTAAAGTATCGGGCGACAGCGTGCTGATGGACCTGCTCGACGCCATTGTCGATCGATCCGCCGATATTCTCGAGCGTGTTGCCGCCGAGGTCGATCAGGTGTCGCGCATGATCTTCGAGCCCGAGGACGAGGGCGGTCCGCCGTCCTACAACGAGGTGCTCAAGACGCTCGGCCGCAAGGGTGATCTATCCTCCAAGGTTCGCGAGTGTCTGGTGTCGGTCGGCCGCCTGTTGTCGTTCCTCGCCAACGAAGCGGAGGCGATGAAGTGGCCGAAGGATTACAAGCTGCAACTGACCTCGATGCAGCGCGATGTGATCTCGCTGTCCGATCACGCCACCTATCTCGCCGGCAAGATCACCTTCCTGCTCGACGCGTTGCTCGGCATCGTCTCGATCCAGCAGAACGACATCATCAAGATATTCTCGATCGCGGCGGTGATCTTCATGCCGCCAACGCTCGTCGCCTCGATCTACGGCATGAACTTCAAGCACATGCCCGAGCTCGACTGGTTCGCCGGCTATCCGATCGCGCTCTTTATCATGCTCTGCGCCGCCATCGGGCCGATCCTGTTCTTCAAGTGGAAGAAGTGGTTGTAG